A single genomic interval of Saccharospirillum mangrovi harbors:
- a CDS encoding exodeoxyribonuclease III — MKVVTLNLNGIVNASQRGFLEWLEKLDADVVCVQELRAKEYQLPETFMEVPGYNAFFFDAEADGYSGTAIYSRAMPKAVIRGIGSPQWDLEGRFIQADFDNVSIASINVPFARTEEEIEHKLAFLDVLGLHMKKTRRKRREFIFAGSYQVAHRSIDLGNWESHQREAGFLPEERAWMDQVTGPIGFVDAFRLMNRQDRQHTWWPFDEAQANGMRLDYQMVTPNIADYVVEVKILREPRISPHLGVMIEYDMEL, encoded by the coding sequence ATGAAGGTCGTCACCCTCAATTTGAATGGCATTGTGAATGCCTCCCAGCGTGGCTTTCTCGAGTGGCTCGAGAAACTGGATGCGGACGTCGTCTGCGTGCAGGAACTGCGTGCCAAGGAATACCAGTTACCCGAAACTTTTATGGAAGTGCCCGGCTACAACGCCTTTTTCTTCGATGCCGAAGCCGACGGTTATTCCGGCACCGCCATCTACAGCCGCGCCATGCCCAAAGCGGTGATTCGCGGCATCGGCTCGCCGCAGTGGGATTTGGAAGGCCGCTTCATCCAGGCCGATTTTGACAACGTCAGCATCGCCTCGATCAACGTGCCCTTTGCCCGCACCGAAGAAGAAATCGAACACAAGCTGGCGTTTCTCGATGTGCTCGGTCTGCACATGAAAAAGACGCGCCGCAAGCGTCGTGAATTCATCTTCGCCGGTTCCTATCAGGTGGCGCATCGTTCCATCGATCTGGGCAATTGGGAAAGTCATCAGCGCGAAGCCGGTTTCCTGCCGGAAGAGCGCGCCTGGATGGATCAGGTAACCGGGCCGATTGGCTTTGTCGATGCGTTCCGTTTGATGAACCGCCAGGATCGCCAACACACCTGGTGGCCGTTCGATGAAGCCCAGGCCAACGGCATGCGGCTCGACTATCAAATGGTTACACCGAACATTGCCGATTACGTGGTCGAGGTGAAAATTCTGCGCGAACCGCGCATTTCGCCGCACCTGGGTGTGATGATCGAATACGACATGGAACTGTGA
- a CDS encoding TetR/AcrR family transcriptional regulator, whose product MEKAESSRLSQLLITALDVFARQGYRKTSMEDIARSAGISRQGLYLHFKNKDEVFSAAVRKSLNDGLTATQHVLAESQLGLEEKLLRVLDEWFGRHVGLLQPDASDLAVHCERLLGDLVFQQNSVFQEILQQTMMAASADNKTSRDQAATAAEMLSACALTWKHTLTSRQEFLNKLESSIALCCRNL is encoded by the coding sequence ATGGAAAAAGCCGAATCTTCTCGCCTGTCACAGTTGCTTATCACGGCACTCGATGTGTTCGCCCGCCAGGGTTATCGCAAAACTTCGATGGAAGACATCGCCCGTTCCGCCGGCATTTCACGCCAGGGCCTCTACCTGCATTTCAAAAACAAGGATGAGGTATTTAGTGCGGCTGTCCGCAAATCATTGAACGATGGACTGACTGCAACGCAACATGTACTCGCTGAGTCGCAACTCGGTCTGGAAGAAAAGCTACTCAGGGTGTTGGATGAATGGTTTGGTCGCCATGTCGGTCTGTTACAACCCGATGCTTCTGACCTGGCTGTCCATTGCGAACGCTTGCTAGGTGACCTGGTTTTCCAGCAGAACTCGGTCTTTCAAGAAATTTTGCAGCAGACCATGATGGCTGCAAGTGCGGATAACAAAACGAGCCGTGATCAGGCCGCTACCGCCGCCGAGATGCTGTCGGCGTGCGCCCTTACCTGGAAACACACACTGACGTCGCGCCAGGAATTTCTTAACAAACTCGAAAGCAGCATTGCGCTCTGTTGTCGCAACCTCTGA
- the pyrE gene encoding orotate phosphoribosyltransferase, translating into MDHTASTATTEALSDWQRDFIRFAIEQQVLSFGDFTLKSGRQSPYFFNAGRFQTGEALDRLGRYYAQALVDSGLDFDLVFGPAYKGIPLATTTVVALNRDHGRSVPYAFNRKEAKDHGEGGTLVGAELKGKIVIVDDVITAGTAIREVQDLLAHYPQAQLAGVVVAMDRQEKAPGSELSAIQALQAEHNLPIIPVIRFSQLVGYLKESGAFAEHLPAIEAYRAQYGVA; encoded by the coding sequence ATGGATCATACCGCTTCCACCGCAACGACAGAAGCGCTCAGCGACTGGCAGCGCGACTTCATCCGCTTCGCCATCGAGCAGCAAGTGCTCAGCTTTGGCGACTTCACGCTCAAATCCGGCCGACAAAGCCCCTACTTCTTTAACGCCGGTCGTTTCCAGACCGGCGAAGCGCTCGACCGCCTCGGCCGCTACTACGCCCAGGCGCTGGTCGATTCCGGTCTCGATTTCGATCTGGTGTTCGGCCCGGCTTATAAAGGCATACCTTTGGCGACCACCACGGTGGTGGCGCTGAATCGCGACCACGGCCGTTCAGTGCCCTACGCCTTCAACCGCAAAGAAGCCAAAGATCACGGCGAGGGCGGCACCCTGGTCGGCGCCGAACTGAAAGGCAAAATCGTTATCGTCGATGATGTCATCACCGCCGGCACCGCCATCCGCGAAGTACAGGATTTGCTGGCGCATTATCCGCAGGCGCAATTGGCCGGCGTGGTTGTCGCTATGGATCGTCAGGAAAAAGCACCGGGCAGTGAGCTGTCGGCGATTCAGGCGCTGCAAGCTGAACACAATCTGCCGATTATTCCGGTGATTCGCTTCAGCCAGTTAGTCGGCTACCTGAAAGAAAGCGGCGCCTTCGCCGAGCACCTGCCGGCCATTGAAGCGTATCGGGCACAGTACGGCGTCGCCTGA